The Brachyhypopomus gauderio isolate BG-103 chromosome 1, BGAUD_0.2, whole genome shotgun sequence genome includes a window with the following:
- the otud5b gene encoding OTU domain-containing protein 5b, which produces MTILPKKKPSAAGGGSDHTDDPDRRGGSDSHSHGHQHPHQLSGRTGSRPRASPPPWTYQAAPHTSRDERRLEAASRPQQAAPQPVVTGVPVGACEGIVNSVVGGRGELPCGTGVGSCCAGPGHSKRRRQTVCPGGMAGATGGVPAPETEEGSGGNNSEDEYESAIGLQCEDPATVEQQEQWFEKALKEKKGFVIKKMKEDGACLFRAVADQVYGDQDMHDVVRKHCMDYLVKNADYFSSYVTEDFTTYINRKRKSNCHGNHIEMQAMAEMYNRPVEVYQYGIEPINTFHGIHQNNDEPIRVSYHRNIHYNSVVNPNKATIGVGLGLPSFKPGYADQSLMKHAIKTSEESWIEQQMLEDKKRATDWEATNEAIEEQVARESYLQWLQDQEKQGRQPRKASATCSSATAATSSGLEDWSCRSPRQRSSASSPEPPGVATLEAPAKPPSPAGATLMLPKPPSPCAPGPSSQMFVAQARSAPSSLVSLYPSLGYRTIMQEMSPTAFGLTDWEDDEILASVLAVSQQEYLDSMKNNATHRESSPDSS; this is translated from the exons ATGACTATCCTCCCGAAGAAGAAGCCGAGCGCGGCGGGCGGCGGCAGCGACCACACGGACGATCCGGACAGACGAGGCGGCTCTGATTCGCACTCTCACGGTCACCAGCATCCTCATCAGCTCAGTGGCCGGACCGGGTCGAGGCCCAGGGCTTCTCCGCCGCCTTGGACCTACCAGGCCGCGCCTCACACGTCACGAGACGAGCGGCGGCTCGAGGCAGCCTCTCGGCCGCAGCAGGCTGCGCCTCAGCCCGTCGTGACGGGGGTCCCGGTCGGGGCGTGCGAGGGGATCGTGAACTCTGTTGTCGGTGGTCGCGGGGAGCTGCCATGCGGGACGGGTGTTGGAAGTTGTTGCGCGGGCCCCGGGCACAGCAAGCGACGCCGACAGACGGTGTGCCCCGGGGGCATGGCAGGTGCGACAGGAGGCGTTCCTGCCCCTGAAACCGAGGAAGGATCCGGGGGCAACAACAGTGAGGACGAGTACGAGAGCGCGATAGGACTGCAGTGTGAGGACCCCGCCACTGTGGAGCAG CAAGAACAATGGTTTGAAAAAGCTctcaaagaaaagaaaggatTTGTCATCAAAAAGATGAAAGAGGATGGTGCATGTCTCTTCCGAGCTGTTG CTGATCAAGTATATGGGGACCAAGACATGCATGATGTTGTACGGAAGCACTGTATGGATTATCTG GTGAAAAATGCTGATTACTTCTCAAGTTATGTCACAGAGGATTTCACCACATACATAAACCGGAAGAGGAAGAGCAATTGTCATGGGAACCACATTGAGATGCAGGCCATGGCAGAGATGTACAACCGGCCAGTGGAGGTTTATCAGTATGGCATTG AACCAATCAACACATTTCATGGCATCCATCAGAACAACGATGAGCCTATCAGAGTCAGCTACCATCGGAACATTCATTACAACTCCGTTGTGAACCCCAATAAAGCCACTATAGGGGTGGGGCTTGGACTGCCCTCCTTCAAACCAGGG TATGCCGATCAGTCTCTAATGAAACATGCCATCAAGACCTCAGAAGAGTCCTGGATTGAACAGCAGATGCTGGAGGATAAGAAGAGGGCGACGGACTGGGAAGCAACCAACGAAGCCATCGAGGAGCAGGTGGCCCGCGAGTCCTACTTACAGTGGCTCCAGGACCAAGAGAAGCAAGGCAGACAG CCACGCAAGGCGAGTGCAACCTGCAGCTCCGCTACTGCCGCTACGTCCAGTGGCTTGGAGGACTGGAGCTGCCGTTCCCCTCGCCAGCGgagctctgcctcctctccagaACCACCAGGGGTGGCGACCCTGGAAGCCCCAGCCAAACCACCCTCCCCTGCAGGGGCCACACTAATGCTCCCCAAGCCTCCATCACCATGTGCTCCAG GTCCCAGCAGCCAGATGTTTGTTGCACAGGCTCGATCTGCTCCGTCCTCTCTCGTGTCCCTCTACCCAAGCCTTGGCTACCGAACTATAATGCAGGAAATGTCACCCACTGCCTTCG GTCTAACAGACTGGGAAGATGATGAAATCTTGGCTTCTGTATTGGCTGTTTCACAACAAGAATACCTCGACAGTATGAAGAACAATGCAACACATAGAGAATCCTCTCCGGACAGTAGTTGA